The window ACAACTTAGCATCTGTGGCTTTCGCAATCGCTTGCCCTTCCGCATCGACTTTAGATGCTTCTTCAGTGCCGCTCGACTGTGAAATTAGGGTGTTAATTTCAGCAATTTCAGCATCGGTTAGGTAACGCCATTTACCGTTTGGTAAGCCATCGATGGTGATGTTCATAATACGTACTCGACGCAATTTATACACATCGTAACCGAGTGCTTCACACATACGGCGGATCTGACGGTTTAGACCTTGAGTTAGCGTAATACGGAATGAATAGTCCGTTTCTTTCTTTACGATACAAGGCAAGGTGACCGTATCAAGGATTTCAACACCTGATGCCATTTTTTCTAAGAATTCAGGGGTGATCTGGTGACTAACACGGACCACGTATTCTTTTTCGTGTGAGTTACCCGCACGCAGAATTTTATTAACGATATCGCCATCGTTGGTCAAAAAGATCAAACCATCAGAGGGCTTATCTAGACGACCAATCGGGAAAATACGTTTGCGGTGGCCAATAAAGTCCACAATGTTATCTTTAACATGACGCTCTGTTGTACACGTTACCCCTGTCGGCTTATTCAGCGCAATATAGATAGGGCGCTCTTTCGCACGTAACGGTTTATCATCAACGAGTACTTCGTCATCTGGCATCACTTTAGTGCCCATTTCTGGCTGTGTACCATTAATGGTTACTCTTCCCTGATCAATTAGCTTGTCCGCCTCACGGCGTGAGCAATAGCCTGTATCACTGATGAATTTATTTAATCGAACTGGCTTGTTTTGTGGATCAAGCTGGTCTTTATTGTCAGACTGATTTTGTGGCATGGGATTCTTCTTTCGTAAGCGTTTCGCAACGCGATCAAGGGTGATGTTTTCTGTATCTGTTATACAGGCGTGATTTTACCTGAATCTCAACAAAACAGAACACTCTAATTATACCTATAAATGAAAATTATGGGGAAATACGATTTAAAACAACCAAGCAACTATTATCAGCATCTCACCCAATAAAAAACCGCCAGTTCATATTGGCGGTTTTTATTTAATTATTATGCTCAATTAATTATCTATGAGCTAGGCGGCAATTCACCATGCGTACTTCGGCCAACATAATCTTGCTGCATCGCTTTTTCCAGCTGAGCGGCAATATGACCCGGTGAGGTTGTTTTAGCACATAACAAACGGTACATCGCAGGGATAACCAATAGCGTGACCAGTGTGGCAAATGCCATACCAAAGAACACCACAGTACCCACAGCCATTCGGCTTTCTGAACCAGCACCGGTCGACATGATAAGTGGAATAGCACCAAACAAAGTAGTGAATGCCGTCATCAAAATAGGACGTAAACGTCGTACTGATGCATCCACTATCGCTTGCTCAAATTCAATGCCTTTATCACGTAACTGGTTAGCAAATTCGACAATCAAAATACCGTTTTTGGTTACCATGCCAATCAGCATGATCATGCCTATCTGGCTATATATATTAAGCCCTTGCCCCATTATCCATAACCCTGCCATGCCGCCAAAGATCCCCATTGGCACCGTTAACATCACAACAAGAGGATTAATAAAGCTTTCAAACTGGGCTGCCAATACCAAATACGCAATCAGTAATGCCAAACCAAAGACCATAAAGATATCACTTTGGTTTTCACGGAAATCTTTCGATTCACCTGAATAGTTAATCGTGATATCACTCGGTAAAATATCAATCGCTTGTTGATCAAGAAAATCGAGAGCATTTCCCAAAGTATAACCATCATTCAGGTTACCTTTCAGCGTGATCGACTTTTGCTTATCGGTATGACTGAGTCGTTGAGGTGACGCTATTTCCTCAATTTTAGTCACTGTATCGAGCGTAACTAACTGACCAGTCTTTGAGCGCAGATAAATTTGGCTAAGATCGGCAGAGCTATTAAAACTATTTTCATCGCCACGAAGATAAACATCATATTCCTCGCCACGATCAACGTAGGTGGTTTCGCTACGCCCTCCCAGCATGATTTCTAAGGTTTCAGCAATATCTGCCGCCGGAATACCCAATTCAGCAGCTCGTTGACGGTTCACAGTCACCACCAATTCTGGCGTGGTTTCTGCGTAATCAAGATCGATACCATCCATTATTGGGCTATCTTCGGCAATGGTTTGCAGTTTTGTGGCCCATTGGAAAAGTTCTTCATAATCAGAGCCTCCCAATACAAACTGGATAGGCTCAGAAGAACCACCACGGAAACCCGGCATCATAGGGCGTACCCAAACATCGGGAATACCTTGTAATGCTTTACTGATCTGACCCAGCGCTTGCTGAGCTGTAACATCACGATCAGCCCAATCTTCAAGCTGCATGATAACAAAGCCAGTCTGATCGCCCGCTCGCCCACCAAAAGCCGGAGTTTGTATACTCACCGATTTCAGCATGCCTTGACCTAGCATGGGTAATAAACGTTGTTCAACTTCGTCCATATTACCAATCATACGGTTATAACTGGTGCCTTCAGCCCCTTTA is drawn from Photobacterium profundum SS9 and contains these coding sequences:
- the rluF gene encoding 23S rRNA pseudouridine(2604) synthase RluF is translated as MPQNQSDNKDQLDPQNKPVRLNKFISDTGYCSRREADKLIDQGRVTINGTQPEMGTKVMPDDEVLVDDKPLRAKERPIYIALNKPTGVTCTTERHVKDNIVDFIGHRKRIFPIGRLDKPSDGLIFLTNDGDIVNKILRAGNSHEKEYVVRVSHQITPEFLEKMASGVEILDTVTLPCIVKKETDYSFRITLTQGLNRQIRRMCEALGYDVYKLRRVRIMNITIDGLPNGKWRYLTDAEIAEINTLISQSSGTEEASKVDAEGQAIAKATDAKLFDSRQQAAEERQRERERGMRDATYKTFKAKGEFTRTRRNTDRDDKSTDSRNGSARHGDSRPSQSRDHQSFRDQSARDSQAPRGNKPSSGIKKWKSKRES